A stretch of DNA from Rhodothermales bacterium:
AGGGAGGGCAATCAGACGAAGCTAGCGCCGCGCGGTGACAGCGCTCCGTCACGCGTGCGGTCGCCAGAGCCCGTCAGCCGCCCATCAGCCCGCCGAGGTCGAGGCCGGGCGGGAGCATCGTGCCGGCGGCTTTCTTCATCTCGGTCTCGCGCACGGCCTCGGCTTCTTCGAGCGCCTTGTTGACACCGGCGACGAGGAGGTCTTCGAGGAGTTCGAGGTCGTCGGGGCTGACGACCTCTTTCTCCATTTTGATCGAGACGACGCGGCCAGCGGCATTCGCGACGACCTTCACCATGCCGCCGCCGGCCTCAGCCGAGGCGGTTTTGCCGGCGAGGGCCTGTTGCGTCTCGGCCATCTTCTGCTGCATCTCCATCATCTTGCCAAACAGGTCGGCCATGTTGGGTTGGTCCATTGCGGTGGGGGAGCTAAGAGGTCAAAGGAAAAGGAGGGGACGCCGCGTGATGCGTGACACGTGATTTCAAGAGCAACGGTGGCGCCATTTCAAGAGCAACGGTGGCGCCTGGCCCCACGCATCACTCGTCACGTCCACACGATCTCGCCGCCGAACTGCTCGAAGATCGCGCGGATGACGGGGTGCTCGTGGCGAAGCTGCTTGATGCGCTCGAACCGGTCGGGCGGGGCCGCGGTTTCGCTGACGGCATCGGTGCGGACGACGAAGGCGAGCGGGGGCGGCTCCTCGCCCATCGCCGCGGCGAGGGCGTCGGTGAACGACGCCTGCTCGCTGCGGAGGAGCTGTTGCACGAAGGCGCTCGGGACGGCTACCTGCACCGTCCCGTGTTCGACGGCGACGGGCTCGACGTGGGCGAGCACGCCGGCCACGCTCGGCCGCTCGGCCTTGACCGTGGCGATCAGCCGGGGCCACACCTCGCGCACGCGGTGGAGCGAGACGCCGAAGTGCACGTCCGCCGTGGCCACGCTGACGGCCTCGGCGCGGCCGCTGGCCCCGTCGCCAAGCGCGGCGGACGGATCGCCGTCGGGCGTGCTTTTGCGCTGGAGCGCCGGCGCTCCGAACAAACCGATGCGGAGATCGGGCTCGGGCTGCTTGGGTTGCGGCGCGGCCGGCGGCGGGGCGGGGCGGGGCTCGGGACGCGCAGGCGGCGGCTCGTTCCGCTCGGGCTCATCGGGCTCGGGTGGGGCGGACTCGGCAGCCGGCGGGGGCGCTTCCTGCGGGAGCGGGGCGGCGGTGTAGTCGTCGGCCGTTTCGGTCGCAGGCGTCGGGGCCGGTGTAGGGAGAGAGGACGGTGGCGGCGCGCTCGGGCTCGGTGCGTTCGGGGCTGGCGTGCTCGGAGTAGCAGCGTACGTCGGGGTCGTGGGCTCGGCCGTCTGCGCGGTCCGCTCGGGCGTGGGTTTCGGGCTCGGGACGGACGGGGGCGTCTCCCCGCTGGAGCGGGGCAGGCTGCCCCGCTCGATCATCCCTTCGAGCCGTTCTAGCTTCTGGAGGAGGAGCCGGAGGTCGGCCGTGCGGTCGAGGCTGGCGAGCTTGAGGAGGGCGAGTTCGAGCTTGAGCCGGGGCTGCGGGCTGTTCTTGACCTCGCGCTCGGCCTCGTCGATCACCATCAGCGCGCGGAGCAGGTCGGGCTCGGCGAGGTCGTCGACGGAGTTGAGGTAGCGCTCGCGCGTGGCGGCGTCGGCCTCGATGAGGTCGGCCGACTGCGTCGAGGCGGCGACGTAGAGCCCGCGGTAGTGCTCGGCGAGGCCGACGAGGAACTCCTGCAGGTCGTAGCCCCGCCGCACGAGCGCCTCGACGAGGCCGAGCAACCCGGCGCGGTCGCCGGCCTGCACGCGGTCCGACACGTCGAAGAACAAGTCGGTCTCGACGACGCCGAGCGCTTCGGCGAGCTCCCCATAGCGGAGCGTCGTGCCGCAGAGCGAGACCGACTGGTCGAAGATCGAGAGGGCGTCGCGGAGGGCGCCGTCGCCTTTGCGCGCGATGAGGTGGAGCGAGGGCGCGTCGGCGTCGATGCTCTCGGCGGTGCAGATCTCGCCGAGGCGGTCGACGGTCTCGGGCACGGTGATCCGCCGGAAGTCGAACCGCTGGCAGCGCGAGAGGATCGTCGGGAGGACCTTGTGCGGCTCCGTCGTCGCGAAGATGAACAGGACGTGGGGCGGCGGCTCTTCGAGGGTTTTGAGGAGCGCGTTGAACGCCGCCTTCGAGAGCATGTGGACCTCGTCCACGATGTAGACCTTCCGGTTCGCGCCCTGCGGCGGGATGCGGAGCCGCTCCTGCAAATCGCGGACATCGTCGACGCCGTTGTTCGAGGCCGCGTCGATCTCGGTTACGTCGAGGCTGCGGCCGTCCTCGAAGGCGCGGCAGCGGTCGCACGTCCGGCACGGCTCGGCGCCGGTGCGATCGGCGAGCGGGGTCTCGCAGTTGATCGCCTTCGCGAGGAGCCGCGCCGCCGTCGTCTTGCCGACGCCGCGCGGCCCGCTGAAGAGGTAGGCGTGGGCGAGCCGGTCGTGGAGGATCGCGTTCTGCAGCGTCTCGGTGACGTGCTCCTGCGAGACGAGGTCGGCGAACGTCTGCGGGCGGTACTTGCGGGCGGTGACGAGGTAGCGGGAGGCGTCGGCCATGGGCGGGGATGCAGCGGGGGATCGGGGCTCCGCCAACATACCTCTGCCCTGCCACCGCCGCAAGCCTCCGCCGGGGCGAACGGGGTCCTACATCGCTTCTTCCGGCGTGAGGTGCAGGACCTCGGTGCGGACCGCCACGGGAGCCACGGGCACCGGCTTCAGCACGTCGGTCCGGGCGAGGTCGTCGCCCCAGCGGACGCCGCTCGGGTTCGTCACGAGCCAGTACAGCTCGTAGCCGACGAGGCCGAGCGCTGCGAGCGTGAGGAGGTAGCTGACGGGCGAGGCCATGAAGGTGAACGCCTGCGCGAAGAAGCCGACGGTGAACATCCAGTTACGCCGGATCGATGTCAGCACGTCCATCCGCTCGCCGCCGATCCGCTCGACGGTCAGGCCCATCACGCGCTTGCCAAAAGAGCGGAGGTGCATGGCGTCGACTTCGAGCCCGTCCGAGAGCAGGAGGTACGCGCTCGCGGCGAGGCCGCCGAGGAAGAACGCA
This window harbors:
- a CDS encoding YbaB/EbfC family nucleoid-associated protein → MADLFGKMMEMQQKMAETQQALAGKTASAEAGGGMVKVVANAAGRVVSIKMEKEVVSPDDLELLEDLLVAGVNKALEEAEAVRETEMKKAAGTMLPPGLDLGGLMGG
- a CDS encoding RDD family protein, translated to MDPRLDFSDLIEFSDVPETIPANAFADASFAPVTLHADDGALPDAPPAPAVAGVVPELSTRILAKLIDGAVAAVLYGLVSAFFTSWFTAFFLGGLAASAYLLLSDGLEVDAMHLRSFGKRVMGLTVERIGGERMDVLTSIRRNWMFTVGFFAQAFTFMASPVSYLLTLAALGLVGYELYWLVTNPSGVRWGDDLARTDVLKPVPVAPVAVRTEVLHLTPEEAM
- the dnaX gene encoding DNA polymerase III subunit gamma/tau encodes the protein MADASRYLVTARKYRPQTFADLVSQEHVTETLQNAILHDRLAHAYLFSGPRGVGKTTAARLLAKAINCETPLADRTGAEPCRTCDRCRAFEDGRSLDVTEIDAASNNGVDDVRDLQERLRIPPQGANRKVYIVDEVHMLSKAAFNALLKTLEEPPPHVLFIFATTEPHKVLPTILSRCQRFDFRRITVPETVDRLGEICTAESIDADAPSLHLIARKGDGALRDALSIFDQSVSLCGTTLRYGELAEALGVVETDLFFDVSDRVQAGDRAGLLGLVEALVRRGYDLQEFLVGLAEHYRGLYVAASTQSADLIEADAATRERYLNSVDDLAEPDLLRALMVIDEAEREVKNSPQPRLKLELALLKLASLDRTADLRLLLQKLERLEGMIERGSLPRSSGETPPSVPSPKPTPERTAQTAEPTTPTYAATPSTPAPNAPSPSAPPPSSLPTPAPTPATETADDYTAAPLPQEAPPPAAESAPPEPDEPERNEPPPARPEPRPAPPPAAPQPKQPEPDLRIGLFGAPALQRKSTPDGDPSAALGDGASGRAEAVSVATADVHFGVSLHRVREVWPRLIATVKAERPSVAGVLAHVEPVAVEHGTVQVAVPSAFVQQLLRSEQASFTDALAAAMGEEPPPLAFVVRTDAVSETAAPPDRFERIKQLRHEHPVIRAIFEQFGGEIVWT